The genomic DNA CGAAGAAACTTTTCATTGAAACGAATAAATAAGGAATTCTGACATGGAAGATTTAACTGAAAAACGACAAAGCCCGCTAAGAGAAATCATCGACCCATTCGTTAATCTCGTCAAAGCGCCGCGCGCGCTCTGGGGTATCAACCTCTCGTATATCCTCGAAGGACTAACTTATTTTGGCGTACTGAGTTTGCTGGCGATGTATTTTAACAAATACGCCGGATTGAACGATATCGACGCCGGAAGAATGGTCGGCATCCAGACCGCAGGCATCACGCTGGCGATGCTGTTTCTCGGCGGAACGGTCGATTTCATCGGCGTGCGAAAGGCGCTGCTGATCGCGCTTTCAAGCATGTTGATTGGCCGGATTTTCCTGTCATTGGCGCCCGCGTTAGGCCTGCCGGGAATGTGGAACAGCACGCATGTCATTGCCATGTTTGGAATTTTGGGAATCGTTCTTGGTTACGGAATCTATCAACCTGCTTGTTATGCCGCCGTCAAACAGTTCACGACTAAGGAAACTAGCGGCATTGGTTACGCAATGCTTTATGCACTCATGAATCTCGGCGGATTCCTACCCGGATTGATTTCACCCCCGGTTCGCAGAAGGTTCGACATCGTGGGAGTTTATTGGGTTTATGTGGCAATGACCGTGCTCGGCATCTTGGTTATCGCTTTTATTTTATCAAAGAAAACAGTCGAAATCGCCATTGCAAACGCCAGTCAGAAAACGCGTGAGGAGATCGAATCAGAAAAAGCCGAAGAAGCCAAGCAATCCACGAAGGAAAAACTGCTTTATTATCTTAAAAATTTCCCAATCCGCGACGGACGGTTTATGTATTTCATTTTCATTTTAATCCCCGTGCAAACACTCTTTGCACATAACTGGCTGACTTTGCCGCAATATTTCGCCCGCGCTTTTACCGGCATTGTCTCCACCAACTTTGAATTTTTTGTCAATTTCAATCCAATTTTGATCTTCATTTTGGCGCCGATGGTTGCGGCTTTGACCATGAAAAAAGACACTTACAAGATGATGATCATCGGCACATTCGTCATGGCATCGCCGACATTCATTCTCGCCACCGGGCCGACAATCTGGGCAGTTTTCGGCTACCTGATTTTAATGACAATCGGCGAGGCGATCTGGCAACCGCGCTTCTTGCAATGGGTCGCCGAAATCGCACCAAAAGGCATGACCGGAATCTACATGGGCATTGGTCAATTCCCTTGGTTCATGACCAAAATCATCACAAGCCTTTACTCCGGCTGGTTCCTGATGCATTATTGTCCAGAAGGTGGATTGCCGGAGAAAATGAACACCGAAGCGATGTGGCTGATCTACGGCTGTATTGCGATGATCAGTCCGGTCGCTCTTCTGCTTTCGAAAAAATGGATGGGCAAAGGACTGGAGAAAAACCGGGCGTAAAGTTTACCCGATCAAACTCAGCAAGCGTCCGTTTCAGCAAAGAGGCGGACGCTGGCTATTTCCACGCCTCATAAATGGGAATCCGTCTGGACACATTTTTCAGATAATTCTTTGATTGATCAGTCGGTAAATCTTTGAGAAGTTTATGATAAAGCCATATCGAATCGTTGGAGTTGATTTCCGGTAAACTGTCGGCAATTTTGTTGGTACCGGCGATTGCGCATTTGGATTGAAGAATGATTGGTGTAAATGATGGCAAAAATCAATCGCGGATCGAGGTTGAATCGTTTTGCTTGTTTGATCACTTCGTCTTTAAAGCAATCGGCGCGAATTTCGATGTGATTCGGAACCATCGGAATCGTTAGAGAATAAACCGTTCGGTTTTGTCCATCGCCACTTTGATAATCTTCCGAGCCAAGATCGCCTTTCGAAACGACCAACTTGGAGAATGACTCAATATTAACCTGTGTGACTGGTTTACCATCCGGCGCTTTTATTTGATCTTTTAACAGTGGTAAATCATCTTCGGCGGTTTTCTTTACCACATCGACCAGTCTCTGTTGCAACGCTTGTTTTGCTTTCTCCTCCGTATAATCAATCTTCTGCCAATTCTAAACAAG from Candidatus Marinimicrobia bacterium CG08_land_8_20_14_0_20_45_22 includes the following:
- a CDS encoding MFS transporter, producing MEDLTEKRQSPLREIIDPFVNLVKAPRALWGINLSYILEGLTYFGVLSLLAMYFNKYAGLNDIDAGRMVGIQTAGITLAMLFLGGTVDFIGVRKALLIALSSMLIGRIFLSLAPALGLPGMWNSTHVIAMFGILGIVLGYGIYQPACYAAVKQFTTKETSGIGYAMLYALMNLGGFLPGLISPPVRRRFDIVGVYWVYVAMTVLGILVIAFILSKKTVEIAIANASQKTREEIESEKAEEAKQSTKEKLLYYLKNFPIRDGRFMYFIFILIPVQTLFAHNWLTLPQYFARAFTGIVSTNFEFFVNFNPILIFILAPMVAALTMKKDTYKMMIIGTFVMASPTFILATGPTIWAVFGYLILMTIGEAIWQPRFLQWVAEIAPKGMTGIYMGIGQFPWFMTKIITSLYSGWFLMHYCPEGGLPEKMNTEAMWLIYGCIAMISPVALLLSKKWMGKGLEKNRA